The Natrinema pellirubrum DSM 15624 region GACCGTATCAGTCTGAAGTCCGGGGACAGTTGGTTGTGGCCGGTCCGAGACCGGAACTGGCGATCAGTAGACGGCGTCTTTGATCTCGTCGCGGAGTTCGTCGAACTGCTCTAGGTACTCGCGGCGCTCGGCGCGCAACTCGGCGAGTGCGTCCTCGTAATCGTCGACGTGGTCGGGGACGTAGTAGTCCTCGATGTCGAGTTCCGGGATCGACTCGGGGACGGTCAGGCCCATCCGCTCGTCGTCCGTCCACTCGATGGTGCCGCGAGCGGCCTCGGTGAGGATCGTCACTGACTCGGTGACGCCGATGTCCTTGGATTTGTCGCCGAGATACCCCGTGTTGATGACGTAGCAGTCGACGTCGAGGATGTCGATCAGTTCGTGGAAGATGTTGCCCTCCTCGCCCGCCGGCCCAACGATAAAGGGGTTGGTCCCGACGACGCGGATCGACTCGCCGGCGCGGGAGGGGTCGCCCGCGCTGGTCTCGATCGACTCGCCGAGCATGAACGCGACCGCGGCCTGTTCCTCGTCGAGTTTGGCGACCGGCGGCATCAGGGGGTTCCGGGTGATGAAGAAGGCCTGATCCATGCTCCCGAGGTCGATCTCCTCGTCGGCGCTCTCGAGTTGGTCGCGCTGGATGATCGCGCGGGAGTTCGAGGTATGGCGATCCTCGTCGAAGTCGACGGTACCGTCGTCGTCGACCGCGACGTTCTCCAAGATCGCCGACTCGTCGGTCGCGGCCGCGTAGAGTTCGGGCTGTTCGTCCTCGCCGAGGCCGATCGTCTTGATGAACAGCCCCTGACCTTCGCTGCCGGCGACGGAGCCGTCTGAGAGCAGTCCACAGACGTCGTCCTGCAGCATCGCGGCGTCCTCGGGGTCCTCGAGCCAACAGCCGTGGGAGGTAAGCGTCGACTTACCGGTCGCGGACAGCCCCATGAAGACCTGCCCGACGGTCCGGAGGTCGCCGTCGGCATCGCGGACGCGGACGCGTTTGCTCCCCGCGTGGAGTCCGAGGCCACCCTGCTGCTTGATCCGGTACATGAACAGCCGGAGGAACGACTTCTTGGCTTCGCCGGTGTAGTCGCTGCCCAACACCGCGGTGAAGCCGGTATCGGGAAGCACGCGGATGGCGGTCTCGTCGTAGTCGGGGAGCTGGACCGTATAGAGGTCCGGGTCCCGGCCGTCGGCGGGCTCGAACAGGTTCGCCCACGCGTAGGCGATGCGAGCGTGTTCGACGGGGACGAAGAGCCGACAGCAAAACGACGCCTCGGGGTGGCGGCCCATCAGTCGGTCGACGCAGACGAACTCGGTCTCGTCGGTACGATCGACGGCGTCGTCGATCAGTTCGTGATCGCGCTCGTCGAACTCGTCGTCGACGGCGTTTTTCGTCCGATCGGCGCTCCGCGAACGGAACTCACTGACGTAGGATGGCGACCCGAACTCGGTGGTCGTCTCCTCGTGGTCGGCGAGTTCCCGTAGTTCCTCGAGCGACGGGTTATACCGGACGTTCGACGCTGTGGTTGGATCCGGAAGCTGTCGGACCAGCGGACGGGACTCCGTCCCGGTTTCAGACATACACCTAAGTCACCATCTTCCTGATGCATAAGCGTGAAGGATTTTCGTCGTCGTGTGTCAGGACCTACCCAGTGACCGAGTAACGTATGGCGGTTCCTAGCCCGGAGACGGCCGTGTGTAACAATCTCATTACTAGGTCCGAAAGAGTACTCTTTCTGGTAAGAGATAATGAGTACTCGAGTCAGAAATAATTCTAATCGAGTCGTGTTCCGTCGGCAGCGGGAGTGTCCAGTGGTGGCGGTCAGCGGGCGCCGGCAGCGCCGATTTTCACATCTGGTACTGGGGGGCAAACTTCCAATAGGGCGGTCGAAGTTGCCGGGGGTATGGCATACGGTCTCGACATCGGCCCGGGGACGGTACGGGCCGCTACCGACGCGGACGGAGGGGAGGGGATCGACGCGGTCCCGCCGGTCGTCGTTCCGGTCGACGACGCCGCCCTCGAGGCGGCAGGGATCTCCGAGGAACGGACGATCCGGGCGGAGGGAACGACATACGCGGTCGGCGACGACGCGCGGGCAGTCGCCGACGAAGTCGACGACACACCCCGGTCAGTGTTCGACGGCGGCGTCCTCGCGGCGGAGACGACGGCGTACGCGACGCCCGCGCTGGATACCGTCGTCGGCGACCTCCTCGAGGGGGAGTCCGACGGGCAACTCTGTTATACGACACCCGGGCCGCTGATCGACGCGACGGCCTCGGCCGATGTGCATCGCGAGACGGTCGAGACCGTGCTGGCCGATCGTGGCCTCGAGATGACGCCGATCAGCACGGGGTTTGCGGTGATCTACGATCAACTGGCCGGCGACAACTACACCGGGCTCGGGATCAACATCGGCGCCCGGACCACGAACGCGACGCTCGCGTACTACGGCGTCCCGGCGATGACCTGTTCGCTCTCGAAGGGCCGGGAGTGGCTCGTCGAGCGGGCAGCCGCCGAAACGGGCCACGCACCGGCACAGGTCGCCGGCGTCCTCGCGGAGTTCACGCTCGATCCGGATGCGGCGGCCGGCGAGATCGAGAGCGCGCTCGCCGAGGCGTTCGACGGGCTGATCGCCGCATTGACCGAGGCGATCCGCGAGGAGGCCGACGAGAGCGACGTCCAGGAGGGGCTGTCCGTCCCGATCGCCATCGCGGGGACGGGTGCGGTCGAGGGCGTCGAGTACCTGTTCGGCGGGCGGTTCGACGCCGCCGCGCTCCCGTTTTCGGTTCGCGGCGTCCGGCTCGCCGCCGCACCCGCGGAAAGTGCCGCTAGAGGTGCCCTCGCGGCGGCGAAAGACGACGTCGACGCCGACGAGACGATCACGTGGGAGGACCCGACGGCCGGCGGCGACGAGGGAGAGGTCGTCACCGACCCGAGCGCCGCTGCCGACGAATCGGGAGGCGGGGAGGCGTCGACGACCGGCGATCCGACCGAACTCGCGTTCGACGAGCCGTCACACACCGATCCCAGCGACGACGCCATCGATCAGTTGTTCGACCGACTCGCCGATCGCGACGCGGAGATCGAGTCGGTCCGGGCGGACGTCGAGGGGCTAATCGAGGACCTCGAGTACGTCGAGGAACGGACTGCGCCCGCCGAGGCGGTCGACGAACTCGACGAGCGCCTCGAGTCGTTCGCCGACGAACTGACCGACCTCGCGGACGAGAGCGAAACGCACGCCGACGAGTCGACCGTCGCGGCCGTCTCGGACGACGTCGAACGGCTCGACGACGATCTCGCGGCGCTGTCGGACGCGCTCGCGGCCCTCGAGGGAGAGATCGAGGGCGTCGACGACGAACTGGCGGAACTGGACGCGACCGCAGCCGACGAACGGGCCGCCCTCGAGGAGCGGCTGGACGACCTCGGAAGCGATCTCGACACGGTAACCGAACGGACCGAAACGGCCGAGAACGGCCTCGACGACCTTCGGGACGACCTCGAATCCCTCGAGGAAACCGCGGCGACTGAGACGGATCTCGCGGCCCTCGAGGAGACGACCTCGGAGTTGGCGGCGGATCTCGCGGCCCTCGAAACGGCGACCGACCGCGCCGAAACCAGACTCGAGGGGGTCTCGGGACGGCTCGAGGAGCTGCGTACCCGGATCGACGGCGTGTCGGGCCGACTCGAGGAACAGTCCGAGCGGACCGACGCGCGGGTCGACGAGGTCGAGGCCACGATCGACGAGGAGATCGCAGCCGTCGAGGCCGATCTCGACACCGTTCGCGGGCGGCTTGACGAGCGGACCGAGACGCTCGACGCCGATCTCGAGGCGCTCTCGGACACGCTCGCGACCCTCGAGGAAGCGGCCGCGACCGACGAGCGAGTCGACGGGCTCGCGTACGATCTGACGGCCCTCGAGTCGGCGTTCGAGGAGATCGACGGAACGGTATCGGCCGTCTCGGACTCGCTGGCCGATCTCGAGGACCGGGCCGCTGACACTGAGACGGTCGAGGGAATCGCCGACGATCTGTCGGCCCTCGACGAGGACCTCGCGGCGCTGACGGCCGACCTCGAGTCGCTCGACGATGCCCTCACGGAGCGGGTGGAGACGGCGGCGTCGGAGCTAGAGGGGCGGATCGATCGGGTGGAGTCGACCCTCGAGGGTCGACTCGAAACCACGACCGACGAGATCGCTGCGGATCTCTCGGCACTCGAGGCAACGGTCGACCGGCTCGACGACGAGGCAGTCACGGACGAGGCGCTCGCGGCGGTACGGGAGTCGGTGACCGAAACCGCAGATGGGATCGAGACGGTGGCCGACGACGTGGAGTCGATCGACGCCGACCTCGCAGCCGTCGAGGGTCGGTTAGACGGCCTCGAGGACGAACTGGCGGACGTAGCCGACGTTCGGACGACGCTCGAGGACGAGATCGACGACGTACGGGCGTCGTTCGACGACCGCGTCGACGATGTCGAGACCTCGCTCGCGGACGATGTCGCCGCCCTCCAGGCCGACCTCGAGTCCGAAACTGAATCGTTGACCGAGACGGTGGCGGCGCTCGAGGCCGAGTCCGACGACGCCGACCAGCGGCTGGCCGACCACGACGACCGACTCGCGGACGTTTCGGCGACGCTCGAGGCGGTCGAATCCGAACTCGAGGCGATCGGTGGCGACCTCGACGGGCTCTCGGATCGGGTCGACGATGCTGCCAGCGAGCGTGATCTGTCGGCCCTCGAGGACGACGTTTCCGCGACCGCCGACCGACTCGACTCGTTGCAAGCGGCATCCGACGACCTCGCCGAGTCCATCGATTCGATGCCGACGGCGTCGGCGGTCGCGTCGGTCGAGGACGAGGTAGCAACGCTCGAAAACGATGTCCGTGCGCTCGAAGACGAGACCGCGACGCTCGGAACCGACGTACAGTCGGTCGAAAACGAGACCGACGCGATGAACGAACGGTTCGAGACGGTTTCGACGGGGCTCTCGGATCTCGAGGATCGGGTCGAAGCCATCGACGCGCGACTCGACGCCGTCGACGAGCGGGCGGACCGCACCGACGATCTCGAGGCGCTCCGGACGGACCTCGAGGCCGTTCGCGAGGAGACGACCGACGGTACGGCCCTTTCGCCCGCGGTGGCTGCGGGCGGTGGCGGCGCGGGCGTCGTCGCGGGCGGCGTTGCCGCCCTCACCGGTGGGACTGCCGTCGGGGCCGGCGCCATCATCCTCGGCCTCCTGCTGGTCGGCGTCGCAGTGGCACTTGACCGTTGACTACCGTCCGCTACCGATTCCACAGGCTGACGGAACTGCCGGGAGACGGGGCGTTCGAACGTCCTACTGAATCAACTCGACGTTGCGCATCTCGCCCCCGCAGTACGGACAGGTGCTGACGAGCGCGTCGCCGACCGTTTCCCGCCGCCCGCAGTCGACGCACTCGTACTCGCGTTGCTCCTCGAATGCCATGTGTTGCCATACTTCTCGAGTCGAGTTAACTCTTGTCGTCGTAAACGCGTCGGGAACCAACCAATTGAACGACGAACCGGGGTACGGGACCGGTATCGCTTCGAACCACCAACATTCTCACCAATGTCATTATATGGCATACTAATTGTAATAGATCCTAACGGGCGAGACTTATATGATAGTTCCTGATAGATATCGGTACATGGCTGTGAACACGACGACGGACTGGTCCGACCCTGTCACGTGCCCGTTCTGCGGAGACGAACTCGCGTCGCCCGGTGCCGGCTTCGTCGACCATATCGACGAGAAGACCGACTGCGAGGAGGGGTTCGAACAGTGGCGACAGAACATCGCCGGCGACCTCGCCGGCGAATGGGCCGGATAGCGACCGGCGACGACCGACTCGAGTATCGACTCCATCAACGGCCGCGAGTAACTGCGTTTTCCGATCCACCGACTCCCGACCCGACTGAGCGTCGCGGAACCCGTTTCGCCACCGTCTGCTGTCGCCGACGACGACCGGTAGGCACCAAACCGACGGTCGCGCAACACGAAACGATCGGCGACTCTCACCGTCGACCGATCGGCTGACGGCGACGGCGTCTCCGGGTACTCAAGCGTCGAGCGATTCGCGCTCGAGCTAACGACGGACGGCCCGATAGATGGACGAATGTGCAGTCCGAAACCGCATTCCGCGCACTAGTATTGTCCCTATCGACTCATACTGTCTTCTCGTAACGTTCTTCCGTGGTAGTCAATCACGGGCCAGCATGTACCCAGCGCCACACGCCGACGACAGATCGTACTACGAATGCCGGAACTGCGGCCACCGCAAGGTCACGGACTCGCTCGGTCGTTGTCCGAAGTGCAACGGCCGTACACGGAACATCGCCGTGGCTCGCGAGTAACGCCGTTGCGGGCAGTCATCTCCCGTCCGGACCTGCTCGAGTCGCGGTCGCAGCGTCGGTCGGTGCCCGCTGGACTCAGTCGAAGTCCGGCAGGTCCTCGGGCGGTTCGTACTCGGCTTCCCAGTCGACGTACTCCTCTTTGAGCGTGACCGAGACGATCTGGCCGAACTCGGTGAGTTCGGCGTTGATCGAGGAGACGGTCCCCCAGGTGTCGAGTTCGGGGTGATACTCCCGGGCCTGCCAGTCCTCGGGAATGCCGGGTGCGTGATACCCCACACGGTCGGCGAAATCGTCCCAGAAGAAGTCAAAGCCAGCGAAGAGATCGAGGTCCCGCGCGATCCCGTACTCCCGGTCCTCGAGATCGGTGTCGGCGCGCCACTCGTCGAACGCCTCCGTCCAAGCTCCCTCCTCGAGGAACGCCTGTAGCTCCTCGCGACGGTAGTCGATCTCCTCGCCGTCGGCGCTGATGGTCGCGTCCTCGTACTCGTTGGGGTCGACGAACTCCAGTTCCGGCGGCTCGGGGGGCTCGACCTCGAGTGTCATACCCGGCCGTAGGTCGGGTCCCCGGATAAGAATTCCCACCGCGGCCGGCTACCCCCAGAGGATGTCGAGCAGTCGACCGGAACCCCAGCCGAGCAATCCGACGGCGAGCCCGACGACCACGGCTCCGATGAACCACGTCCGGGAATCCGAATCGAACTGAGAGGTGCCGACGGCCGCCGCCACGAGCAGGGTCAGCACCGCCCCGACGGGAGCGGCAAGACCGAACAGCATCCCCCGTGTGAGGGCCCCTTTGGCGTATCCCGTCCCCGCCGCGACGAGGAACCCGAGCGCGGGAACCACATACAGCGCCACCGCCGACAGCGCGTGATACCCGTTCGCGCCGACGGCACCGGTCGCGTACGCGAGTCGCAGGCCGCCGGCGATCGTTCCGCCGGCGAGAGCCAGCAGGCCCCAGCGGAGCGCGAAGACGTGGCCCTGACTCGAGCCGAGCAGTACCGTGGGAACGACCGGAGTCACGGACGTAACGACGGCTACCGGGATGATAGGCGTTGCTCAATAACGCTATGTGAGAGACGCTCCCACTCGGTTCGATACGGGCCACTATTATAAAATTTCGTTACTTTCTGCGACGGAAGACGATCCGGATCATGGACGAGACAGATCCGGCACGATTCGGACGACGCGGGTTCCTCGCATCGATCGCGAGCAGCGGTCTGCTCGCCGGGCTCGCCGGCGTGGGAAGCGCCGCGAGCGACGACGACGCGGGACCGGTGACCGTCTCCGGTCGCCGCATCCACAAGTACCGACCGGACGGCGACTTCTTCGAACACGAACAGCGGTTCGTCAGTCCCGAACTTCGGGACTACTACGGGAAAGCGACGCTGGTCTACGACGAGGGAACGATCCACCGACGGGCCGTCCCCGACGAGTACACCGACCCCGATCGCGCGTTCACCCTGAACTACCGCGACACGGCGGTGATCGGTCGCTTCCGGGAGTTCGATCGACTCGAGACAAAACAGCGGGACGCGGGAAGCGCGGACGCGGCGGTCGGTACGGCCTCGATCCCGGACTACACCGGGCCGCTGTACGTCTACAACTCCGACGTCGATAACCCACAGGAGGATGACCTGGGCGAGGCGACAGGTCCGATCAACGTCGGCTGGAACCGCGACCTCGATCGCGACGCCGCGTCAATCAACTCGCAGATGGAGTCGTGGGGCTGGACGTCGCTGTACGCCGGCAGCCCCGGTGACAGATACGTCATCATGGACGAGGACGCCTCCCTGCCCTACGTCACGAAACAGGACGAACACATCGTCAAGGGGCTGTCGACGCCGACGACCCAGTACCACGTCCGCGCGTACGACCTGCCCCAGTACGAGGAGGAGAACTTCGCGGTCGCCGGCCAGGCTCACAAAGATCCCGTCCTCCACGACGGCCCGCCCTGGAACTTCGCCGAGGCCCGCGACGCCGCCTCGAGCGCCTGGGACGACAACGGGTACTCGACCGTCCTCCACTACGTCGAAAACGGCGAGGGATACGACACCAGCGACGGACTCTTCGATCAGGTCCGGGAGAGCTGATCGAGGACGATCGGGCGGTCCGTTCCGCCGGGCGCGGCCGACCCGCGGTCGCAGTCCCGCACAGTTATTTCAGCCGGCACACAACTAGCGCGTATGGCCAGCGGAACCGCCGGCGGCCGGGACTACTCCCTGGTCGAACTGTTCGCCATGAAGTTCGTCCTGGCCGACGTCCTCATCATCGCTTTACTGCTGTTGGCTGGACCGATCTACGCCATTCTGGCTACTGCCGTGATCGTCCTCGGGGGACTGCTCCTGTGGTATCTCGCCGAGGGCGGGGGCGACGAGCAAGCCGCCACCGAATCGTCCGCTTCGGCCGCCGAGTCCGATGCGGCCGCCGCTGAAACAGACCCCGTGACGACCTTACAGGAACGATACGCCGCCGGCGAACTCTCCGACGCCGAGTTCGAGGCGAAACTGGACCGACTGCTCGAGGCCGACGAACGGGCTGCCGATGCCGACGTCGAGACGGCGAACCTTTCACTCGAGCGCGAGCGGTGAGACGGACTGTCGTAACGGGTTCCCCGGTGTGACCGCAGGACGGTCGCGGTCACATCGGGACTGACTTCCGACAGTCCGTCTGTGCCATCCCAACACTCAATCGCCGGCCGGTCCTAGGGACGGCCGATGACCGACTACGAGGCGGCGATCCTCGACGTCGACGGGACGATCGTCCGAGGCGAGGAGTTGCTCCCCGGCGCGACCGACGGCTTACGCGCGCTCGAGGCCGCGGGCTGTTCGCGACTGCTCTTCTCGAACAACCCGACGCGGGGAAGCGCTCACTACCGCGAAACGCTTGCGCCCCACGGGATCGATGTCGATCCCGAGACCGTCCTCACCTCCGCGACGGTGTCTGCCGAGTACCTCGCCGCGACTCATCCCGACCAGCGCGTCTATCTCGTCGGCAGTGACCGGCTCGAGTCGATTCTCGAGGACGCGGCCGTCGAGTTGACGACCGAGCCCGACGAGGCCGAGGTCGTGTTGGGTTCGTTCGACGATACCTTCTCGTATGGCACGCTCTGGTCTGCCCTGCAGGCGCTCGAGGGAGACGTGCCGTTCTACGGCACCGATCCTGACGCGACGGTTCCGATCGACGACGGCGAGATCCCAGGCTCGGGCGCGATGATCGCCGCGATGGAGGCCGTCGCCGGCCGGGAGCCCGACGCGATCCTCGGGAAGCCCTCGTCGGTCGCGGCCACGGCCGCGATGGACCGGCTCGCGGCCGACCCCCGGAACACGCTGGTCGTCGGCGACCGGCTCGATACCGACATCGCGCTGGGGAATCGAGCGGGGATGGAGACCGCGCTCGTCCTCACTGGCGTCACCGATCGGGCGGACCTCGCCGATGTCGGGGCCGACGCCGAACCCGACCACGTCCTCGAGTCGCTGGCCGCCGTCGACACGCTTCTCTGAGACGATCCGTCCCAAGTTGCCGGTCCAACCGCAGGGCGGTCGCGGTTGCGCGGGAGTGACTTCCGGCGAGCCGTCTGCGACACCTCGGGAGGTATATTTATCCGTGACTGTATCCATGTACGACACATGAGAGAACGAATCACAGCAGTGTTGTTGCGCGCTCGATACGCGGCCATCGGGGCGGCCGTCGGTGCAGCGATCGGCGGACTGTTCAGCCGCAACGCCGCGAGTACGGGCGGTGCGATCGGCGGGCTCGTCGGCGCGACCGTCGCCGACACCCGCGGTACGCTCGAGGGAACCCTCGGGGACCTCGGCGAACTCG contains the following coding sequences:
- a CDS encoding SHOCT domain-containing protein produces the protein MASGTAGGRDYSLVELFAMKFVLADVLIIALLLLAGPIYAILATAVIVLGGLLLWYLAEGGGDEQAATESSASAAESDAAAAETDPVTTLQERYAAGELSDAEFEAKLDRLLEADERAADADVETANLSLERER
- a CDS encoding HAD-IIA family hydrolase, with translation MTDYEAAILDVDGTIVRGEELLPGATDGLRALEAAGCSRLLFSNNPTRGSAHYRETLAPHGIDVDPETVLTSATVSAEYLAATHPDQRVYLVGSDRLESILEDAAVELTTEPDEAEVVLGSFDDTFSYGTLWSALQALEGDVPFYGTDPDATVPIDDGEIPGSGAMIAAMEAVAGREPDAILGKPSSVAATAAMDRLAADPRNTLVVGDRLDTDIALGNRAGMETALVLTGVTDRADLADVGADAEPDHVLESLAAVDTLL
- a CDS encoding rubrerythrin-like domain-containing protein gives rise to the protein MYPAPHADDRSYYECRNCGHRKVTDSLGRCPKCNGRTRNIAVARE
- a CDS encoding rubrerythrin-like domain-containing protein, yielding MAFEEQREYECVDCGRRETVGDALVSTCPYCGGEMRNVELIQ
- a CDS encoding phosphoenolpyruvate carboxykinase (ATP) — protein: MSETGTESRPLVRQLPDPTTASNVRYNPSLEELRELADHEETTTEFGSPSYVSEFRSRSADRTKNAVDDEFDERDHELIDDAVDRTDETEFVCVDRLMGRHPEASFCCRLFVPVEHARIAYAWANLFEPADGRDPDLYTVQLPDYDETAIRVLPDTGFTAVLGSDYTGEAKKSFLRLFMYRIKQQGGLGLHAGSKRVRVRDADGDLRTVGQVFMGLSATGKSTLTSHGCWLEDPEDAAMLQDDVCGLLSDGSVAGSEGQGLFIKTIGLGEDEQPELYAAATDESAILENVAVDDDGTVDFDEDRHTSNSRAIIQRDQLESADEEIDLGSMDQAFFITRNPLMPPVAKLDEEQAAVAFMLGESIETSAGDPSRAGESIRVVGTNPFIVGPAGEEGNIFHELIDILDVDCYVINTGYLGDKSKDIGVTESVTILTEAARGTIEWTDDERMGLTVPESIPELDIEDYYVPDHVDDYEDALAELRAERREYLEQFDELRDEIKDAVY
- a CDS encoding DUF7501 family protein; amino-acid sequence: MAVNTTTDWSDPVTCPFCGDELASPGAGFVDHIDEKTDCEEGFEQWRQNIAGDLAGEWAG
- a CDS encoding disk-shape morphogenesis protein volactin — encoded protein: MAYGLDIGPGTVRAATDADGGEGIDAVPPVVVPVDDAALEAAGISEERTIRAEGTTYAVGDDARAVADEVDDTPRSVFDGGVLAAETTAYATPALDTVVGDLLEGESDGQLCYTTPGPLIDATASADVHRETVETVLADRGLEMTPISTGFAVIYDQLAGDNYTGLGINIGARTTNATLAYYGVPAMTCSLSKGREWLVERAAAETGHAPAQVAGVLAEFTLDPDAAAGEIESALAEAFDGLIAALTEAIREEADESDVQEGLSVPIAIAGTGAVEGVEYLFGGRFDAAALPFSVRGVRLAAAPAESAARGALAAAKDDVDADETITWEDPTAGGDEGEVVTDPSAAADESGGGEASTTGDPTELAFDEPSHTDPSDDAIDQLFDRLADRDAEIESVRADVEGLIEDLEYVEERTAPAEAVDELDERLESFADELTDLADESETHADESTVAAVSDDVERLDDDLAALSDALAALEGEIEGVDDELAELDATAADERAALEERLDDLGSDLDTVTERTETAENGLDDLRDDLESLEETAATETDLAALEETTSELAADLAALETATDRAETRLEGVSGRLEELRTRIDGVSGRLEEQSERTDARVDEVEATIDEEIAAVEADLDTVRGRLDERTETLDADLEALSDTLATLEEAAATDERVDGLAYDLTALESAFEEIDGTVSAVSDSLADLEDRAADTETVEGIADDLSALDEDLAALTADLESLDDALTERVETAASELEGRIDRVESTLEGRLETTTDEIAADLSALEATVDRLDDEAVTDEALAAVRESVTETADGIETVADDVESIDADLAAVEGRLDGLEDELADVADVRTTLEDEIDDVRASFDDRVDDVETSLADDVAALQADLESETESLTETVAALEAESDDADQRLADHDDRLADVSATLEAVESELEAIGGDLDGLSDRVDDAASERDLSALEDDVSATADRLDSLQAASDDLAESIDSMPTASAVASVEDEVATLENDVRALEDETATLGTDVQSVENETDAMNERFETVSTGLSDLEDRVEAIDARLDAVDERADRTDDLEALRTDLEAVREETTDGTALSPAVAAGGGGAGVVAGGVAALTGGTAVGAGAIILGLLLVGVAVALDR